A stretch of DNA from Dehalobacterium formicoaceticum:
GGCTTTGCCCTCTTTGCTATAACATTTATCACAGGCGATACAACCACCCACTTTGCTTAACCCGGCATCAAAACGGGTAACGGTGTGACCTTTTTCTTCGGCGGCTTTGATAAAAGCATCAGTCATTGCAAAGCTGTTTCCGTTTCGACGTGGACTTCCGGTAATTACAATAATCTTTTTTTTCATAGTATATCTCCCTCCAAAAAAAATATTATGCATCAATAAATTCTTAACGCTTTTTTGTAACTTCATAAGCATTTTACTAAATGTCTTGCATAAAATTTTAGCCGATCAATTTTTCCCGTTTTCCCATTGTGAACTTCTTGTTTTAATTATACAATAGAGATGATCACCTTGTCTCTGCTTATTATTTCATCATAAGACATCCTGGATTAGTCCCTGGAGAATGCCATCATGAGTGAACTCGTTCAGCTAAAGCTGAACATCGGGGCTCACTTATAGAAGTGGGAGTCTTGGAATTTGATCAAATACGAATGGAGGCCGATACCCATGAACTTTAAATTCACCCACAATAACATTAATGTTTTGGATCTTGAAAAGAGCCTTAATTTTTATCAGAAAGCCTTAGACCTGGTCGAAGTAAAACGGTATCAGGAACCTACCGGTGCCTTTATCCTCATTTATCTGGGTGATGGGAACACTTCCCACACCTTAGAACTCACTTGGCTTAGAGATCGAACGGAACCTTATGACCTGGGAGAAAATGAATTCCACCTGGCTTTAACTGTCGATGACTTTCAAAAAGCCCACGAACATCATGAAAAAATGGGCTGTATCTGCTATGAAAATCAGGAAATGGGCATTTACTTTATCAATGATCCGGACGGCTACTGGATTGAGATTCTGCCGGAGGATTGATATAAATATCCCCCTATTTTTTTGAAAAAACTACCGACGAAGCGTGCAGTCTTCACCGGTAGTTTTTGTGCTTTCAGAGTTTATGACCTACTTAAAGAATTATCTGACGATAAACACCGAACAATGCGCATGGTTTACTACCTTATTGCTCACACTGCCTAAGACAAAACGAGTGACACCGCTTAATCCCCGACTCCCTATCACTATCACATCCACATTCTGATTTTCTGCTTCCCGTAAAATTTCTTCTGCAGGATCACCCTCAATAACCTTGGTTGTGTATGAAATACCGGTGTCTCGAAATTTTTCATTTGCTTGAGCAATAATATTTTTTCCTGTCTCAATGAGATTATTTGCCATCTCCTCTTTTAAACGCACGCTCATAGCCGGATCCATAAAGGGAACATCGCTTAAAATATTTTGCGTGTTATTGATAACATAAATAATTTCCACTAGTCCTTCCTGAGTATGTGCCAGTCTTACGGCGTAATCCGCTGCTTTCATTCCTTGGTCCGATCCGTCAACAGCCAATAAGATTTTTTTCAGCATCTTTCCCACTCCTTTAACGCAGATTTAATTGAAGTGTAATCAGATTAAACATCAATTTAAATAATAAATTCTATATAAAGAGGCCATTATCCTTCATAAAACGTTAATATCGTAAACACAGCAGTGCTTCCATGGGGGAAAAAAACTTGAAGAAGGATGTTCCTTTATTTTATAATTAACAGAGTTCTAAGGAGCAGGTAAGTTTTTATTCCATCTGATGCTTAGAAAGTTATCGGATAAATTTCTGAAATGAGCATTGAGAAATTAAGAAAATAATTAATATCATTTAGTGAGGGAATAACTTGAAAAATACACAGTTGACCTATCGCGCAGGCACCTTGGATCAAAATACATTACTCCGAAACATCCTATATGAAAAACTTCTCTTGTCCCATTCCCTGGTTGTGCGTCTCAAGCAGGAAAACAGAATTAAGGTCAACGGAGTTCCGGCTCGTACCAACCAGCCCATTAATCCGGGGGATGTGATTACGATCGATGTAGAATTTACTGAGGAAAATACGATCATTCCCGAACCGATTCCTTTAGAAATCATTTACGAGGATCAGGACTTTTTAGTGGTGCACAAGCCGGCTGGGCTTTCTACCCACCCATCACGAAAAAATGGAACCGGGACTCTGGCAAACGCTGTTGCCTATTACTGGCGTAACCGGGGACAGAACACCATCTTTCGTCCCATCAACCGCCTGGATCGGGACACTTCCGGATTGGTGCTGATCGGCAACAACCAGTTTGCCCACCAAGCCATTTTCAATCCAAAAAAGAGTCCTATTTTTGAGCGGCATTATCTGGCTCTGGTGGAAGGCGTTCTGACTGAAGACCAGGATTGCATCGACCTGCCCATTGCCCATCCTGATATTAACCTGCGCCGTAGGATTGTCCATCCTGAAGGTCGAAAAGCGGTCACTCATTACCGTGTTCTGACCCGCTTTCCCCAACACACATTGCTGGCTCTAAAACTAGAAACCGGCCGCACCCACCAGATCCGGGTTCATTTAAGTTTTCTCGGTCATCCCCTATGCG
This window harbors:
- a CDS encoding RluA family pseudouridine synthase produces the protein MKNTQLTYRAGTLDQNTLLRNILYEKLLLSHSLVVRLKQENRIKVNGVPARTNQPINPGDVITIDVEFTEENTIIPEPIPLEIIYEDQDFLVVHKPAGLSTHPSRKNGTGTLANAVAYYWRNRGQNTIFRPINRLDRDTSGLVLIGNNQFAHQAIFNPKKSPIFERHYLALVEGVLTEDQDCIDLPIAHPDINLRRRIVHPEGRKAVTHYRVLTRFPQHTLLALKLETGRTHQIRVHLSFLGHPLCGDLLYGSPSPLIDRQALHAYLLRFIHPRSGGEIRLELPLAADIKRAIDLIKNPDLHH
- a CDS encoding VOC family protein, with the protein product MNFKFTHNNINVLDLEKSLNFYQKALDLVEVKRYQEPTGAFILIYLGDGNTSHTLELTWLRDRTEPYDLGENEFHLALTVDDFQKAHEHHEKMGCICYENQEMGIYFINDPDGYWIEILPED
- a CDS encoding universal stress protein, with translation MLKKILLAVDGSDQGMKAADYAVRLAHTQEGLVEIIYVINNTQNILSDVPFMDPAMSVRLKEEMANNLIETGKNIIAQANEKFRDTGISYTTKVIEGDPAEEILREAENQNVDVIVIGSRGLSGVTRFVLGSVSNKVVNHAHCSVFIVR